The Magnolia sinica isolate HGM2019 chromosome 9, MsV1, whole genome shotgun sequence genome contains a region encoding:
- the LOC131255004 gene encoding E3 ubiquitin-protein ligase SIS3-like, whose translation MCHLPWPTQEGTHQSDDVEQHAHALIGYGSIVFSLLVKARIKKDGCVSLSEWVLIEHVQVRGLPCAHNFHVECIDEWLRLNVKCPHCRYSVFPNLDLSTLSNLHTDTGRPSASLLMTTCYVHAHPVGQSYLLRLQGLLRTIRMENASGGNDENGLEAAEDGRAVLSQGPPSTTAPVMMGTTMTLYYLWNLMLCNNLIELNFK comes from the exons ATGTGTCATCTACCATGGCCCACCCAAGAAGGCACCCACCAATCAGATGATGTGGAGCAGCATGCACATGCACTAATTGGATA TGGGAGTATTGTGTTCTCATTGCTAGTCAAAGCCAGAATAAAGAAGGATGGTTGTGTCAGCctgtcag AATGGGTCCTGATTGAGCATGTGCAAGTTCGGGGGCTTCCTTGTGCCCACAATTTTCATGTGGAATGCATTGACGAGTGGCTCCGGCTGAATGTGAAGTGCCCCCATTGCCGCTACTCCGTCTTCCCTAACCTCGATCTCAGCACCCTCTCCAACCTTCACACTGACACTGGGCGTCCCTCTGCTAGTCTTTTGATGACCACATGCTATGTGCACGCGCATCCAGTGGGCCAGAGCTACCTGTTGAGGTTACAGGGCCTGCTACGCACAATCCGAATGGAGAATGCTAGTGGAGGCAATGATGAAAATGGCCTGGAAGCAGCTGAAGATGGACGGGCAGTGTTATCTCAGGGTCCGCCAAGCACGACGGCACCGGTGATGATGGGCACAaccatgactttgtattatttgtggaacctaatgttgtgtaacaatttgattgagttaaactttaaatag
- the LOC131255471 gene encoding uncharacterized protein LOC131255471 has translation MYSTADKVIPVRSAESFIQEQKKSGRKVKPNAMVKDTTFLGASLFDHLKPDFNPLIMKSKWVLESTFRRGQPNPVGGMLSVFLNLMLLSQKILFLCCFLHLL, from the exons ATGTACAGCACAGCTGACAAGGTCATTCCAGTTAGATCGGCAGAGTCTTTTATTCAGGAGCAGAAGAAATCTGGGAGAAAG GTGAAACCAAATGCAATGGTTAAGGACACAACTTTCTTGGGGGCATCGCTCTTCGATCATCTCAAACCCGACTTCAATCCTCTTATCATGAAGAGCAAG TGGGTGCTAGAGTCAACATTTAGAAGGGGACAACCAAATCCTGTTGGGGGAATGCTAAGTGTGTTTTTAAACTTAATGTTGCTTTCCCAAAAGATTCTTTTTTTATGCTGCTTCCTTCATTTACTTTAA